The following coding sequences are from one Capsicum annuum cultivar UCD-10X-F1 chromosome 3, UCD10Xv1.1, whole genome shotgun sequence window:
- the LOC107864651 gene encoding pentatricopeptide repeat-containing protein At3g23020, with protein MYVKFQCIDSSNCFHILNSTKPTTPSIGISVSHTKKYKDNNKFHDQDARIEKSKNLGVKFRPGFGYDNDVKDKLDCQIGENSRTRVWKNGVLKTQNGFLRKSVGETEKEGKIDGKLGVHTNCSKKWRNDKETQTGFSRKLAHKNEIEGKIGGVQIKSSAKWCNDLKDTQNGFFRKPVDRTGSKKKAGGQLSSGNVEEKVETNDRIENKKRVGGQLSLGNVMEKVETKCSKKWARYGGCIPVMLEALETVSNLDEALKPWEKSLTKKERTIILKEQVEWQRAMEIFEWFKRRGCHELNVIHYNIMLRILGKSRRWGAIERLWDEMRERRVEPINSTYGTLIDVYSKGGRREQAMEWLKLMNDRGMVPDEVTMGIVVQMYKMAGEFKKAEEFLKKWSLCKCQVEECVNGAPRSGIRVNGSSGSSVCLSSQTYNNLIDTYGKAGQVKEAYETFHQMLREGIPPTTVTFNTMIHMCGNNGRMEEVASLMRKMEGLQCHPDTRTYNILISLHAKHDNIKMAATYFKLMKNASLEPDTVTYRTLLYAFSIRNMVNEAEKLILEMDKKNLHIDEFTQSSLTRMYLEAGMVERSWSWFQRFHLAGQMSSECYSANIDAFGERGHILEAERAFNCCMEGKRLTVLEFNVMIKAYGISKKYNEACYLFDSMEKHGLSPDRCSYNSLIQMLAGADLPLKAASYARKMQEAGLVDDCIPYCAVISSFVKVGQLEMAVRLFDEMITVDVKPDVVVYGVLINAFADIGSVKDATKYLVEMKKSGLEANAVIYTSLIKLYTKVGYLREAQETYKMLQSFEAGADVYSSNCMIDLFSERSMVRQAEEIFEHLKQKGNANEFSYAMMLCMYKRNGMFKEAIQNVRKMRELGLMTDLLSYNNVLGLYATDGRFKEALATYKEMLSSAIQPDDSTFKSLGIVLLKCGVPKEAVSKLESTRKKDPQIGMQKWASALSSVINVLDTDCPDREDA; from the coding sequence ATGTATGTAAAGTTTCAGTGTATTGACAGCAGCAATTGTTTCCACATACTAAACTCAACTAAACCCACTACTCCCAGCATTGGAATTTCAGTTTCACACACCAAGAAATACAAGGACAACAACAAATTCCATGACCAAGATGCTAGAATTGAGAAAAGCAAGAATCTTGGGGTTAAATTTAGGCCTGGTTTTGGTTATGATAATGATGTGAAGGACAAGTTGGATTGTCAAATTGGCGAAAACTCCCGTACCCGTGTTTGGAAAAATGGTGTTTTGAAGACCCAAAATGGGTTCTTGAGAAAATCAGTTGGTGAAACTGAGAAAGAGGGGAAAATTGACGGGAAATTGGGTGTGCACACCAACTGTTCGAAGAAATGGCGCAATGACAAGGAGACCCAAACTGGTTTCTCGAGAAAACTAGCTCATAAAAATGAGATTGAGGGTAAAATTGGTGGTGTGCAGATTAAGAGTTCGGCAAAATGGTGCAATGACTTGAAGGACACCCAAAATGGATTTTTTAGGAAACCAGTTGATAGAACTGGGAGTAAGAAAAAAGCTGGTGGTCAATTGAGCTCGGGGAATGTGGAGGAGAAAGTTGAGACTAATGATAGAattgagaataagaaaagagttgGTGGTCAGTTGAGCTTGGGAAATGTGATGGAGAAAGTAGAGACTAAGTGTTCAAAAAAATGGGCAAGATATGGAGGATGCATTCCTGTTATGCTGGAAGCTTTGGAGACGGTTAGTAATTTGGATGAGGCATTAAAGCCATGGGAAAAGAGTTTGACTAAAAAAGAAAGGACTATTATATTGAAGGAGCAGGTGGAGTGGCAACGAGCAATGGAGATTTTTGAGTGGTTTAAGAGAAGAGGATGCCATGAATTGAATGTTATACATTATAATATTATGCTTAGGATTCTCGGAAAATCACGGAGGTGGGGTGCGATTGAGAGGTTGTGGGACGAAATGAGGGAAAGGAGAGTTGAGCCTATAAATTCAACGTACGGGACTCTGATTGATGTCTACAGCAAGGGTGGGCGTAGGGAGCAGGCAATGGAATGGTTGAAATTGATGAATGATCGAGGTATGGTGCCGGATGAGGTGACAATGGGAATTGTTGTTCAGATGTATAAAATGGCGGGGGAGTTTAAGAAAGCagaagagtttttgaaaaagtggTCTTTATGCAAATGTCAAGtggaggaatgtgtaaatggtgCACCAAGAAGTGGTATTAGGGTCAATGGTTCTTCTGGTTCAAGTGTTTGTTTGAGCTCACAAACCTATAACAATTTAATTGACACTTATGGGAAAGCAGGGCAAGTGAAAGAAGCATATGAGACTTTTCACCAGATGCTGAGGGAAGGGATCCCGCCTACAACAGTTACTTTCAATACAATGATTCACATGTGTGGTAATAATGGCCGAATGGAAGAAGTTGCGTCCTTGATGAGGAAGATGGAGGGGCTTCAGTGTCATCCTGATACAAGAACATACAATATTCTTATTTCCCTTCATGCCAAGCATGACAACATAAAAATGGCTGCCACCTACTTTAAACTTATGAAAAATGCTTCGCTAGAGCCAGATACAGTGACCTATCGCACTCTTTTGTATGCATTTTCTATAAGAAATATGGTCAATGAAGCAGAGAAGCTCATTTTGGAGATGGATAAGAAAAATCTACATATTGATGAATTCACTCAGTCATCTTTGACTAGGATGTATCTTGAAGCGGGGATGGTAGAAAGGTCCTGGTCCTGGTTCCAGAGGTTTCATCTCGCAGGACAAATGTCTTCCGAATGCTATTCTGCCAACATTGATGCCTTCGGCGAACGTGGCCATATTTTGGAAGCTGAGAGAGCTTTTAATTGCTGCATGGAGGGAAAAAGACTTACTGTTCTTGAGTTCAATGTAATGATCAAAGCATATGGAATTAGCAAGAAATACAACGAGGCGTGCTACTTGTTTGATAGCATGGAGAAACATGGCTTATCTCCTGATAGATGCAGTTATAATTCACTCATCCAAATGTTAGCTGGTGCAGATCTGCCACTTAAAGCAGCATCTTATGCGAGGAAAATGCAGGAGGCGGGATTAGTTGATGATTGTATCCCTTATTGTGCTGTGATATCTAGTTTTGTTAAAGTAGGTCAGCTGGAAATGGCAGTAAGACTATTCGATGAAATGATCACAGTTGACGTCAAGCCTGATGTTGTTGTTTATGGTGTACTGATAAATGCCTTTGCTGACATAGGAAGTGTTAAAGACGCTACAAAATACCTGGTTGAAATGAAAAAATCTGGTTTAGAGGCAAACGCTGTTATATACACTTCCTTAATTAAGTTATACACCAAGGTTGGGTATTTGAGAGAAGCACAAGAAACGTATAAAATGCTTCAGTCTTTCGAGGCAGGGGCTGATGTATATTCTTCAAATTGCATGATTGACTTGTTCAGCGAGCGCTCTATGGTTAGACAAGCAGAAGAGATTTTTGAGCACCTGAAGCAAAAGGGAAATGCAAATGAATTTTCTTATGCAATGATGTTGTGTATGTACAAGAGAAATGGAATGTTTAAGGAAGCCATTCAAAATGTCCGGAAAATGAGAGAACTGGGACTTATGACTGACTTGTTGAGTTACAACAATGTGCTTGGATTGTATGCAACTGATGGGAGGTTTAAAGAAGCTTTGGCGACTTACAAAGAAATGCTTTCTTCTGCCATCCAACCTGATGATTCAACGTTCAAGTCACTTGGAATTGTTCTTCTTAAATGCGGTGTTCCAAAGGAGGCTGTCAGTAAGCTGGAATCTACGAGGAAAAAGGATCCTCAGATTGGCATGCAAAAGTGGGCTTCTGCCCTATCTTCCGTTATCAATGTGCTTGATACTGACTGTCCTGATAGAGAAGATGCCTAG